The proteins below are encoded in one region of Limnochorda pilosa:
- a CDS encoding galactose-1-phosphate uridylyltransferase: protein MPELREDPWTGRWVLIASERSQRPHDAPRQRPDPPRRGNCPFCPGHEGETPPEVFRAGADDLARLDASRKPSREPAGEAAWQVRVVPNRYPMVRSEMGPETLAWGGRARVPAFGVHEVIVDSPDHGSAFHQLSLEARRLVLAVVRQRLAVHYQDRRLEQVVLFKNWGREAGASLEHPHLQLIGLPWVPPRVRRELVRSGEHLRTGGGCLLCRIVEEELQEGARVVAADDAMVLLAPFASGSPYEVWLVPRLHRARFEATAPDERDALARWIGWLTGRVEGLLGPVAHNWVLHTAPRRGRGFLEGQELEAGYHWHVEFRPRVTVPAGFEWGAGVDVNVVAPEQAAEWLRA from the coding sequence GTGCCCGAGTTGAGGGAAGACCCGTGGACGGGGCGCTGGGTGCTCATCGCGTCCGAGCGTAGCCAGCGCCCTCACGATGCACCGCGCCAGCGGCCCGATCCCCCGCGGCGCGGCAACTGCCCCTTCTGCCCGGGGCACGAAGGGGAGACGCCCCCCGAGGTCTTCCGGGCTGGCGCGGATGACCTCGCCCGCCTGGACGCCTCGCGCAAGCCGTCCCGGGAGCCGGCGGGCGAGGCTGCGTGGCAGGTGCGGGTGGTTCCCAACCGGTACCCCATGGTCCGCTCCGAGATGGGTCCCGAGACCCTGGCGTGGGGCGGTCGGGCACGGGTTCCCGCCTTCGGGGTGCACGAGGTGATCGTGGACAGCCCCGATCACGGGTCCGCTTTCCACCAGCTCTCCCTGGAGGCGCGGCGGCTGGTGCTGGCCGTGGTCCGCCAGCGGCTCGCGGTCCACTACCAGGACCGGCGGCTGGAGCAGGTGGTCCTCTTCAAGAACTGGGGGCGCGAGGCCGGAGCCTCCCTGGAGCATCCCCACCTGCAGCTGATCGGGCTGCCCTGGGTGCCGCCCCGGGTCCGGCGGGAGCTGGTCCGGTCCGGGGAGCACCTGCGGACGGGCGGGGGCTGCCTGCTCTGCCGGATCGTGGAGGAGGAGCTGCAGGAAGGGGCTCGGGTGGTGGCCGCCGACGACGCGATGGTCCTCCTCGCGCCCTTCGCCTCGGGCTCTCCCTACGAGGTGTGGCTGGTGCCCCGGCTCCACCGGGCCCGGTTCGAGGCCACCGCCCCCGACGAGCGCGACGCCCTGGCCCGGTGGATCGGCTGGCTCACGGGCCGGGTGGAGGGCCTGCTGGGCCCCGTGGCCCACAACTGGGTCCTCCACACCGCCCCCCGGCGCGGACGGGGCTTTCTCGAGGGCCAGGAGCTGGAGGCCGGCTACCACTGGCACGTGGAGTTCCGTCCTCGCGTCACCGTGCCGGCCGGCTTCGAGTGGGGCGCCGGGGTGGACGTCAACGTGGTCGCGCCCGAGCAGGCCGCCGAGTGGCTGCGGGCGTGA
- a CDS encoding D-2-hydroxyacid dehydrogenase, whose product MPQGKLSVLVYAPASVPMYRDFPEEVFRQRQAELGVRIDLVRRYDEVRARIAEPDVYFGARLDAEDFRQAKHLRWVHVPLAGIDRVLTPDLAASDCLLTNSRGCMAAAVAEHALGAILHFARGFDLAVAGQRARRWENVRELRMPMELADLSVGLVGFGEIGRELASRCKALGMKVFAMRRRKGANTAPDLVDRMWGPGHLEDLIDASIFVVLAAPALPDTEKLIGRRELMRMGPQRFLINVARGPLVDEEAVYRALREKWIGGAALDVFEKEPLPAESPLWALPNLLLTPHIAGQTPHFWERVVALFFRNLERFGRGEPLEKLVDKGQGY is encoded by the coding sequence GTGCCGCAAGGGAAGCTGTCCGTCCTGGTCTACGCGCCCGCGTCGGTGCCCATGTACCGCGACTTTCCTGAGGAAGTCTTCCGGCAGCGCCAGGCCGAACTCGGCGTCCGCATCGACCTGGTCCGCCGCTACGACGAGGTCCGGGCCCGCATCGCCGAGCCGGACGTCTACTTCGGGGCGCGCCTGGACGCAGAGGACTTCCGGCAGGCCAAGCACCTGCGCTGGGTGCACGTGCCCCTGGCGGGGATCGATCGGGTCCTCACCCCGGACCTGGCCGCGAGCGACTGCCTGCTCACCAACAGCCGCGGGTGCATGGCCGCCGCAGTGGCCGAGCACGCGCTGGGGGCGATCCTCCACTTCGCCCGGGGCTTCGACCTGGCGGTGGCCGGCCAGCGCGCCCGGCGCTGGGAGAACGTGCGCGAGCTGCGTATGCCCATGGAGCTGGCCGATCTCTCGGTGGGCCTGGTGGGCTTCGGCGAGATCGGCCGGGAGCTGGCCTCGCGATGCAAGGCGCTGGGGATGAAGGTCTTCGCCATGCGACGCCGAAAGGGGGCGAACACCGCTCCGGACCTGGTGGACCGCATGTGGGGGCCCGGCCACCTGGAGGACCTGATCGACGCCTCCATCTTCGTGGTGCTGGCGGCACCCGCCCTGCCCGACACCGAGAAGCTCATCGGGCGCCGGGAGCTGATGCGCATGGGCCCGCAACGCTTCCTGATCAACGTGGCCCGGGGTCCCCTGGTGGACGAGGAGGCGGTCTACCGCGCCCTGCGGGAGAAGTGGATCGGGGGCGCCGCCCTGGACGTCTTCGAGAAGGAGCCGCTCCCCGCCGAGAGCCCCCTCTGGGCGCTGCCGAACCTGCTGCTCACGCCCCACATCGCCGGCCAGACGCCCCACTTCTGGGAGCGGGTGGTGGCCCTCTTCTTCCGGAACCTGGAGCGCTTCGGGCGGGGAGAGCCTCTGGAGAAGCTGGTCGACAAGGGGCAGGGATACTGA
- a CDS encoding NUDIX hydrolase, giving the protein MSAPFHLDERTLTVDGEPHTYSVLSHPGSVAVFAVQEGRICLIRQFRPAADEPLWEIPAGTREEGERPEDCARRELEEEAGVVAKELERLGEFFLAPGYSTELMHVFLAFNLAAGHVHRDPGEVIDRVEWVPLDTFRSMIRRGEVRDAKTLAAFALFERRPQSPPA; this is encoded by the coding sequence GTGAGCGCGCCCTTCCACCTGGATGAGCGTACCCTCACCGTGGACGGTGAACCCCACACCTACTCGGTGCTCTCCCACCCGGGGTCCGTGGCCGTCTTCGCCGTGCAGGAGGGGCGGATCTGCCTGATCCGCCAGTTCCGCCCGGCCGCGGACGAGCCGCTGTGGGAGATCCCCGCCGGCACCCGGGAAGAGGGGGAACGGCCCGAGGATTGCGCCCGGCGGGAGCTGGAGGAGGAGGCCGGGGTGGTCGCCAAGGAGCTCGAGCGCCTGGGCGAGTTCTTCCTGGCTCCCGGCTACAGCACCGAACTGATGCACGTCTTCCTGGCCTTCAACCTCGCGGCCGGCCACGTGCACCGGGACCCGGGCGAGGTGATCGACCGGGTGGAGTGGGTCCCGCTGGACACCTTCCGCAGCATGATCCGGCGGGGCGAGGTGCGCGACGCCAAGACCCTGGCCGCCTTCGCGCTCTTCGAGCGCCGCCCCCAGAGCCCGCCGGCCTGA
- a CDS encoding PorV/PorQ family protein, with amino-acid sequence MPAVYPAPDGPPSPRRSRCPSLALTLSIRLGILVLSALLPLPPVHANPVTARALGMGNAFTAVAEGFHALYWNPAGLAVNGYELSAGLGGLALPRIGEVIDTFEAGNPQALTASLETFAGIRLGQAAIGAALEAETGQGDPDLQVLDWYGIGVGFPLTPPEGWSFLSVGMTLRHLAQRTARSVASSIELSPARQAERLDLGVLAEPQQGLRVGLTLRDVWTSDVAPDALEPSESRVGIAYQPQGWSAGLRADLSTEGTLSYGVEWPVDARELLKLRLGQQLVPGMEVMTTAGAGLHLGPLRLDVAAGLTRLDPEATRVRADLSVQF; translated from the coding sequence TTGCCCGCAGTCTATCCAGCACCGGACGGCCCTCCATCTCCGAGGCGCTCCCGATGCCCCTCGCTCGCGCTCACCCTTTCCATCAGGTTGGGGATCCTGGTTCTTTCCGCCCTTCTCCCCCTCCCGCCGGTCCACGCCAACCCCGTCACGGCCCGGGCCCTGGGCATGGGCAACGCCTTCACGGCCGTGGCCGAGGGCTTCCACGCCCTCTACTGGAACCCCGCCGGCCTGGCCGTCAACGGCTACGAGCTCTCCGCCGGCCTGGGCGGGCTGGCCCTGCCCCGCATCGGCGAGGTGATCGACACCTTCGAGGCAGGCAATCCCCAGGCCCTGACCGCGAGCCTGGAGACCTTCGCCGGCATCCGCCTGGGTCAGGCGGCCATCGGGGCCGCCCTCGAAGCGGAGACCGGTCAGGGTGACCCAGACCTGCAGGTGCTCGACTGGTATGGCATCGGGGTCGGTTTTCCCCTCACCCCGCCCGAGGGGTGGTCCTTCCTCTCGGTGGGCATGACCCTGCGCCACCTCGCCCAGCGAACGGCGCGATCCGTCGCTTCGAGCATCGAGCTCTCGCCCGCAAGACAGGCAGAGCGGTTGGACCTGGGGGTCCTGGCCGAGCCCCAGCAGGGCCTGCGCGTCGGCCTCACCCTGCGCGACGTCTGGACCAGCGACGTGGCGCCGGACGCCCTCGAGCCCTCCGAGAGCCGGGTGGGGATCGCCTACCAGCCCCAGGGCTGGAGCGCGGGGCTTCGTGCGGACCTCTCCACGGAAGGAACCCTCAGCTATGGAGTCGAATGGCCTGTAGACGCACGGGAACTCCTGAAGCTCCGGCTGGGCCAGCAGCTGGTCCCGGGCATGGAGGTCATGACCACGGCCGGGGCCGGGTTGCATTTGGGCCCCTTGCGCCTCGACGTGGCCGCGGGGCTCACCCGCCTGGATCCCGAGGCAACCCGGGTCCGCGCCGACCTCTCCGTCCAGTTCTAG
- a CDS encoding pyridoxal phosphate-dependent aminotransferase: MELARRIDRIEPSPTLAMSARARALTQQGVDVVDLGVGEPDFDTPEPIKEAAVRALRDGRTKYTASAGIPELREAIAQKLRRENGLPYAREDVLVTVGAKHAVYLALQALCNPGDRVLLPAPYWVSYAEQVRLVDAEPVFLPTREEDGFKLTPETLAAHVAGARALILNSPNNPTGAVYTPQELGALGEVLDREPGCWLLSDEIYEPFVYDGARHASLLALRPELRERAVLIHGFSKTYAMTGWRLGYAAGPRPLVAAMVNLQSHSTSNATSFAQVAAVEALQGSQRPVEEMVRVFQQRRDLLLSGLARLPGLRCTRPAGAFYLFPNVSGVFGRSYRGEVVHGSQDLAERLLDGVATATVPGTAFGTEGYLRLSYAASTERLEEGLHRLNAFWEETEP, from the coding sequence GTGGAACTGGCCCGCAGGATCGACCGGATCGAACCCTCCCCCACCCTGGCCATGAGCGCCCGGGCCCGCGCCCTCACGCAGCAGGGCGTGGACGTGGTCGACCTCGGCGTGGGCGAGCCCGACTTCGACACGCCCGAGCCGATCAAGGAGGCCGCCGTCCGCGCCCTCCGCGACGGCCGGACCAAGTACACGGCCTCGGCCGGGATCCCCGAGCTGCGAGAGGCCATTGCGCAGAAGCTCCGGCGGGAGAACGGCCTGCCCTACGCCCGGGAGGACGTGCTGGTGACGGTGGGGGCCAAGCACGCCGTCTACCTGGCCCTGCAGGCCCTCTGCAACCCGGGCGACCGGGTGCTCCTTCCCGCCCCCTACTGGGTGAGCTACGCGGAGCAGGTGCGCCTGGTGGACGCCGAGCCCGTCTTCCTGCCCACCCGGGAGGAGGACGGTTTCAAGCTCACCCCGGAGACCCTGGCGGCCCACGTCGCCGGCGCCAGGGCGCTGATCCTGAACTCGCCCAACAACCCGACGGGCGCGGTCTACACGCCCCAGGAGCTCGGAGCCCTGGGCGAGGTGCTGGATCGGGAGCCGGGCTGCTGGCTCCTCTCCGACGAGATCTACGAACCCTTCGTCTACGACGGCGCCCGCCACGCAAGCCTCCTCGCGCTCCGTCCCGAGCTGCGGGAGCGCGCGGTCCTCATCCACGGTTTCTCCAAGACGTACGCCATGACCGGCTGGCGGCTGGGCTACGCGGCGGGGCCCCGGCCCCTGGTGGCGGCCATGGTCAACCTCCAGAGCCACTCCACCTCCAACGCCACCTCCTTCGCCCAGGTTGCCGCCGTGGAGGCGCTCCAGGGCTCGCAGAGGCCGGTGGAGGAGATGGTGCGGGTCTTCCAACAGCGGCGGGACCTGCTCCTGTCGGGCCTGGCGCGGCTCCCCGGGCTCCGCTGCACCCGCCCCGCGGGAGCTTTCTACCTCTTTCCCAACGTGTCGGGGGTCTTCGGCCGGTCTTACCGGGGTGAGGTCGTGCACGGCAGCCAGGACCTGGCCGAGCGATTGCTGGACGGCGTGGCCACCGCCACCGTGCCTGGGACCGCCTTCGGCACCGAGGGCTACCTGCGGCTCTCGTACGCAGCCTCCACCGAGCGCCTGGAGGAGGGCCTTCATCGGCTGAACGCCTTCTGGGAGGAGACTGAACCATGA
- a CDS encoding FmdB family zinc ribbon protein yields the protein MPTYEYRCPHCGTFEAVQRITEEPLAACPTCGQPVQRLISRNVGLVFKGSGFYVTDSRSGRNASRKNGAAGEADSHGEGDASHAAGESSEPAAV from the coding sequence ATGCCGACGTACGAGTACCGGTGCCCCCACTGCGGCACCTTCGAAGCGGTGCAGCGGATCACCGAGGAACCCCTGGCGGCGTGCCCCACGTGCGGCCAGCCCGTCCAGCGGCTGATCAGCCGGAACGTGGGACTCGTCTTCAAGGGGTCCGGATTCTACGTCACCGACTCCCGCTCGGGCCGGAACGCGTCCAGGAAGAACGGTGCTGCGGGGGAGGCCGACTCCCACGGCGAGGGCGATGCGTCGCACGCTGCGGGGGAAAGCTCGGAGCCGGCCGCCGTCTGA
- a CDS encoding PfkB family carbohydrate kinase: protein MPESVADAREGIPAACLGELLIDMVPDPVGVPLAEVAAFRPATGGAPANVAAGLARLGDRCRFIGKVGDDAFGRKAVQVLAAAGVQVDQVRFTAEARTTLAFVALQADGERDFLFYREPGADTLLRPEDLEPSTLAAAPIFHHGSISLIAEPARSATLTALGWAHEGGALVSYDPNLREPLWPGPSEAHRGIRSALPWTHILKVSASELAFLVGEGARFEPPDREPEPAACEAGAAELLEALPGLVAVVVTFGRKGAAVQTRAGWSFVGPFRVEARDATGAGDGFVAGLLHWIWRAARKERVTPLARARTLDRDGWAGATRFAQAVGALTTTRYGAIPALPTLREVAALLADEGEMELL, encoded by the coding sequence GTGCCGGAGTCCGTCGCCGATGCCCGAGAAGGGATTCCAGCCGCCTGCCTGGGCGAGCTGCTGATCGACATGGTGCCCGACCCGGTGGGTGTGCCCCTGGCAGAGGTGGCGGCCTTCCGCCCGGCGACGGGAGGGGCGCCCGCCAACGTGGCCGCGGGTCTCGCCCGCCTGGGCGACCGGTGCCGCTTCATCGGCAAGGTGGGCGACGACGCCTTCGGCCGGAAGGCGGTCCAGGTCCTGGCGGCCGCCGGCGTCCAGGTGGACCAGGTGCGCTTCACGGCCGAGGCAAGGACCACCCTGGCCTTCGTTGCCCTGCAGGCCGATGGCGAGCGGGACTTCCTCTTCTACCGGGAGCCCGGCGCCGACACGCTCCTTCGCCCCGAAGACCTGGAACCCTCCACCCTCGCCGCCGCGCCCATCTTCCATCACGGCTCCATCAGCCTCATCGCGGAGCCGGCGCGGAGCGCCACGCTCACGGCCCTGGGCTGGGCCCACGAGGGGGGCGCGCTGGTCTCCTACGACCCCAACCTGCGCGAGCCCCTCTGGCCGGGGCCGTCGGAGGCCCACCGGGGCATCCGCTCCGCCCTGCCATGGACGCACATCCTCAAGGTGAGCGCCTCCGAGCTGGCCTTCCTGGTGGGGGAGGGAGCCCGTTTCGAGCCCCCCGACCGGGAGCCTGAGCCGGCGGCCTGCGAGGCAGGGGCCGCCGAGCTCCTGGAAGCCCTGCCGGGGCTGGTGGCCGTCGTGGTCACCTTCGGGCGCAAGGGGGCGGCGGTACAGACGCGGGCCGGCTGGAGCTTCGTCGGGCCCTTCAGGGTGGAGGCCAGGGACGCCACGGGCGCGGGCGACGGCTTCGTGGCAGGCCTGCTCCACTGGATCTGGCGGGCGGCGCGGAAGGAGCGGGTCACGCCGCTGGCCAGGGCCCGCACCCTGGACCGCGACGGCTGGGCGGGTGCCACCCGCTTCGCTCAGGCGGTGGGGGCCCTCACCACCACCCGGTACGGGGCGATCCCCGCCCTGCCCACCCTGCGCGAGGTCGCCGCGCTCCTGGCGGACGAGGGGGAGATGGAGCTCCTGTAG
- a CDS encoding S1C family serine protease — protein sequence MDQEREIMDAYSEAVMHATQVAGPAVVQVRTQRAPAAFFGLVPPRQGLGSGVVVEAARGRIVTNSHVVAESETVEIGLQDGRRATARVLASDPGQDLAVLETHLGGLRQVELSTRPPRVGQLVVAIGNPLGLESTVTAGVISATGRSLQSPLGEMTDLIQTDASINPGNSGGPLVDSAGRLVGLNTAMISGAQGIGFAIPAATVARFLERVDGGQVERTGRSDRLYLGLSGVPQMLEDGSLGFLVLQVFPGTPAHAAGLEPLDVILSVNAEPVSTPEEIQAAVQRAGRRQVPVEVLRRGERLRVWVTPAALRG from the coding sequence ATGGATCAGGAACGGGAGATCATGGATGCGTACTCGGAAGCGGTGATGCACGCCACCCAGGTGGCCGGGCCGGCCGTGGTTCAGGTGCGCACCCAGAGGGCGCCGGCGGCCTTCTTCGGCCTGGTGCCGCCCAGGCAGGGATTGGGATCGGGGGTGGTGGTGGAGGCGGCGCGGGGCCGCATCGTCACCAACAGCCACGTGGTCGCCGAGTCGGAGACGGTGGAGATCGGCCTGCAGGACGGGCGCCGCGCCACGGCGCGGGTCCTCGCCTCGGACCCCGGCCAGGATCTGGCGGTCCTGGAAACGCACCTGGGCGGGCTCCGGCAGGTGGAGCTGAGCACCCGGCCACCCCGGGTGGGCCAGCTGGTGGTGGCCATCGGCAACCCGCTGGGCCTCGAGTCCACGGTGACCGCGGGGGTCATCTCGGCCACGGGCCGCTCGCTCCAGTCGCCCCTGGGTGAGATGACGGACCTGATCCAGACCGACGCGTCCATCAACCCCGGCAACAGCGGCGGGCCGCTGGTGGATTCCGCCGGGCGGTTGGTGGGCCTCAACACCGCGATGATCTCGGGCGCTCAGGGGATCGGGTTCGCGATCCCGGCGGCCACGGTCGCCCGCTTCCTGGAGCGGGTGGACGGCGGGCAGGTCGAGCGGACCGGCCGGTCGGACCGGCTCTACCTGGGCCTCAGCGGCGTTCCCCAGATGCTGGAGGACGGAAGCCTCGGCTTCCTGGTGCTGCAGGTCTTCCCGGGCACACCCGCCCATGCCGCGGGCCTGGAACCCCTGGACGTCATCCTCTCGGTGAACGCGGAGCCCGTCTCGACCCCCGAGGAGATCCAGGCCGCGGTCCAGCGGGCAGGACGCCGGCAGGTTCCAGTGGAAGTGTTGCGTCGGGGCGAGAGACTGAGGGTGTGGGTCACCCCGGCCGCGCTGCGGGGCTGA
- a CDS encoding heavy metal translocating P-type ATPase — MAERTEEATAQVRLGIVGMTCASCSARVERALTKLPGVVTASVNLATDQATVTFETGAVDLEAMQRAVQDAGYQAHPVHEVGQAGADTEREAREREIRRQERAFGLGAVLSVPLLASMVLHAAGVGGTLAHLLGNGWVQLALATPVQFVSGWQFYKDSYHNLKSRNANMSVLVALGTSAAYFYSLAALLRPDLGIPGLYFETSAVLITLVLLGKLLEARAKGRTSEAIRKLMGLQPRTARVIRAGSEQEIPIDQVQVGDRVVVRPGERIPVDGTVVSGASTVDESMLTGESLPVEKQPGDAVVGGTVNKQGTFQFEATRVGAETALAQIIRVVEEAQASKAPIQRLADVVSNYFVPAVVGISLVTFAVWYLTGGDFTASLLAMTAVLVIACPCALGLATPTAIMVGTGLGAEHGILFKGGEHLERAHELQALVLDKTGTITRGEPRLTRVEALEGWTASDLLRVAASAERRSEHPLATAVVAHAQEEGLALSEPEGFEALPGRGVSAQVEGRRVLVGTRRLLEDEGAATGSLEELRLELEAAGQTAMLIAVDGHPAGLVAVADTVKPGAADAVAALREMGLEVWMLTGDNARTARAIAQQVGIDPDHVLAEVLPEQKADQVQALRDRGLKVGMVGDGINDAPALVAADLGIAIGTGTDVAIEAADVTLMRGELMGIVSAIRLSRQTIRKIRQNLFWALIYNSLGIPLAALGLLSPIIAGAAMAFSSVSVVTNSTLLKRYDPTRALSRPAALGPRLGEEPGR; from the coding sequence ATGGCCGAACGGACGGAGGAAGCCACCGCCCAGGTGCGCCTGGGCATCGTCGGGATGACCTGCGCGAGCTGCTCAGCCCGGGTGGAGCGGGCCCTCACCAAGCTCCCCGGTGTGGTCACGGCCAGCGTCAACCTGGCCACGGACCAGGCGACCGTCACCTTCGAGACGGGTGCGGTGGACCTGGAGGCCATGCAGCGGGCGGTGCAGGACGCGGGCTATCAGGCCCACCCCGTACACGAGGTGGGGCAGGCCGGCGCCGACACCGAGCGGGAGGCCCGAGAGCGCGAGATCCGGCGGCAGGAGCGTGCCTTCGGGCTGGGTGCGGTGCTGTCGGTGCCCCTCCTGGCCAGCATGGTGCTCCACGCGGCCGGCGTGGGCGGGACCCTGGCGCACCTGCTGGGAAACGGCTGGGTCCAGCTGGCTCTGGCCACCCCGGTCCAGTTCGTCTCCGGCTGGCAGTTCTACAAGGACTCCTACCACAACCTGAAGAGCCGGAACGCCAACATGTCGGTGCTGGTGGCCCTGGGCACCTCCGCCGCCTACTTCTACAGCCTGGCCGCCCTCCTGCGGCCGGACCTGGGGATCCCGGGCCTCTACTTCGAGACCAGCGCCGTGCTCATCACCCTGGTGCTGCTGGGCAAGCTCCTGGAGGCCCGGGCCAAGGGCCGGACCTCCGAGGCCATCCGGAAGCTCATGGGTCTCCAGCCCCGCACGGCCCGGGTGATCCGCGCCGGATCCGAGCAGGAGATCCCCATCGACCAGGTGCAGGTGGGCGACCGGGTGGTGGTGCGTCCGGGCGAGCGGATCCCCGTGGACGGCACCGTCGTCTCGGGCGCCTCGACGGTGGACGAATCGATGCTGACGGGCGAGAGCCTTCCCGTGGAGAAGCAGCCGGGCGACGCGGTGGTGGGCGGCACGGTGAACAAGCAGGGCACCTTCCAGTTCGAGGCGACCCGCGTGGGGGCCGAAACGGCGCTGGCCCAGATCATCCGGGTGGTGGAGGAGGCCCAGGCGTCCAAGGCGCCCATCCAGCGCCTGGCCGACGTGGTCTCGAACTACTTCGTGCCGGCCGTGGTCGGCATCAGCCTGGTCACCTTCGCGGTCTGGTACCTCACGGGGGGCGATTTCACCGCCTCCCTGCTGGCCATGACTGCGGTGCTGGTCATCGCCTGCCCCTGCGCCCTCGGGCTCGCCACGCCCACGGCCATCATGGTGGGCACGGGCCTCGGCGCGGAGCACGGCATCCTCTTCAAGGGCGGCGAGCACCTGGAGCGGGCCCACGAGCTCCAGGCGCTGGTCCTGGACAAGACGGGCACCATCACCCGGGGCGAGCCCCGGCTCACCCGGGTGGAGGCCCTGGAGGGGTGGACCGCTTCGGACCTCCTGCGCGTGGCGGCCTCCGCGGAACGGCGTTCGGAGCACCCGCTGGCGACCGCCGTCGTCGCCCACGCCCAGGAGGAGGGCCTGGCGCTGTCCGAGCCCGAAGGCTTCGAGGCGCTGCCGGGCCGGGGCGTCTCGGCCCAGGTGGAGGGTCGCCGGGTGCTGGTGGGCACCCGCCGGCTTCTGGAGGATGAGGGTGCGGCGACCGGTTCCCTGGAGGAGCTCCGTCTGGAACTGGAGGCAGCCGGGCAGACGGCCATGCTGATCGCGGTGGACGGGCACCCGGCGGGCCTGGTGGCCGTGGCCGACACGGTGAAGCCCGGCGCCGCCGATGCTGTCGCCGCCCTGCGGGAGATGGGCCTCGAGGTCTGGATGCTGACGGGCGACAACGCCCGCACGGCCAGGGCCATCGCCCAGCAGGTGGGCATCGATCCCGACCATGTCCTGGCCGAGGTGCTCCCCGAGCAGAAGGCCGACCAGGTGCAGGCCCTTCGGGACCGGGGCCTCAAGGTGGGGATGGTGGGCGACGGCATCAACGACGCCCCCGCCCTGGTGGCCGCGGACTTGGGGATCGCCATCGGCACCGGGACGGACGTGGCCATCGAGGCGGCGGACGTGACCCTCATGCGGGGCGAGCTGATGGGGATCGTCTCGGCCATCCGCCTGAGCCGCCAGACCATCCGGAAGATCCGGCAGAACCTGTTCTGGGCGCTGATCTACAACTCGCTGGGGATCCCCCTCGCCGCCCTGGGTCTCCTGAGCCCCATCATCGCCGGCGCGGCCATGGCCTTCAGCTCGGTCTCGGTCGTGACCAACTCGACGCTGCTCAAGCGGTACGACCCCACCCGCGCCCTCTCCCGGCCGGCCGCCCTCGGGCCCCGGCTGGGCGAGGAACCCGGCCGGTAG
- the ymfI gene encoding elongation factor P 5-aminopentanone reductase, producing the protein MREGGGGTGARVAVVTGASGVIGGAVARRLGRDGLRLVLGGYRNGAALDRVSADLEAAGVRSRQVRGDLAQPETARLLVGEALGSFGRVDVVVHAAGHALYTPILDTEPEAWDRLMAVHLRAAYLLARRALPPMLQAGWGRIVFIGSVWGLRGAAGEVAYSAAKAGLVGLARALAQEVARSGVTVNVVAPGFVRSAQTAHLTPQEVAALEEAIPMGRAGTPEEVAAAAAFLASPEASYLTGQVIAPAGGWDLA; encoded by the coding sequence GTGAGGGAGGGCGGAGGCGGGACGGGCGCCCGTGTGGCCGTAGTCACCGGCGCGTCGGGGGTGATCGGCGGCGCGGTGGCCCGGCGCCTGGGCCGCGACGGGCTCCGGCTGGTGCTGGGGGGGTATCGCAACGGGGCGGCCCTGGACCGCGTCTCCGCGGACCTGGAAGCCGCCGGCGTTCGGAGCCGCCAGGTGCGCGGGGACCTGGCCCAGCCCGAGACCGCGCGCCTCCTGGTGGGGGAGGCGCTGGGGTCCTTCGGCCGGGTGGACGTGGTGGTGCACGCGGCGGGCCACGCCCTTTACACGCCCATCCTGGACACGGAGCCCGAGGCGTGGGACCGGCTGATGGCCGTTCACCTGCGGGCCGCCTACCTCCTGGCCCGCAGGGCCCTGCCCCCCATGCTCCAGGCGGGGTGGGGGCGCATCGTCTTCATCGGTTCGGTGTGGGGCCTGCGGGGAGCGGCGGGCGAGGTGGCCTACTCGGCGGCCAAGGCCGGGCTGGTGGGGCTCGCCCGGGCCCTGGCCCAGGAGGTGGCCCGCTCGGGCGTCACCGTCAACGTGGTGGCTCCCGGCTTCGTGCGGTCGGCCCAGACCGCCCACCTGACGCCCCAGGAGGTGGCCGCCCTGGAGGAGGCGATTCCCATGGGGCGCGCCGGGACCCCCGAGGAGGTGGCGGCCGCAGCCGCCTTTCTCGCCTCCCCGGAGGCCTCGTACCTCACCGGCCAGGTGATCGCCCCCGCGGGCGGGTGGGACCTGGCCTGA